From Pseudothermotoga thermarum DSM 5069, a single genomic window includes:
- a CDS encoding BMP family ABC transporter substrate-binding protein has product MKKLLVVLLLVLTLATFAKPLKVALLVNGNLGDKSFFDSAARGVYMARDMLGVQIRIVEAGYNPANWRPYLEDLSDQDFDIIIVGTWQMVEILEEIAPRYPKKRYIIFDTSVDYSKKGLNNVYSILYKQNEGSFLVGALAALITTSGMPKTNPEPIIGFLGGMDIPVINDFLVGYIEGARYINPNIKVLISYVGSFNDPAKGKELSLAMYRQGADIIFNVAGNTGIGLLEAAKEADRWAIGVDSDQALIYEDTDIEIAKRIVTSMMKNVDLSLFRAIKLHLEGRLIYGQAEALGILEGGVGVADNKYYREIVPEEFRNKIKEIEEKILKGEIKVSSAYGMSPDELNKLRMSVRP; this is encoded by the coding sequence ATGAAGAAGTTGCTGGTTGTATTGCTTTTGGTTTTAACATTGGCTACTTTCGCAAAACCATTGAAAGTAGCATTGTTAGTCAACGGAAACCTTGGAGATAAGTCTTTCTTTGATTCTGCTGCAAGAGGAGTTTACATGGCTAGAGACATGCTTGGTGTTCAAATAAGAATAGTCGAAGCAGGCTATAATCCAGCGAACTGGAGACCGTACCTTGAAGATCTCTCAGACCAAGACTTTGACATAATCATTGTTGGAACATGGCAGATGGTTGAGATACTTGAAGAGATTGCCCCACGCTATCCAAAGAAAAGATACATAATTTTCGACACGTCTGTTGATTATTCGAAAAAAGGTTTAAACAACGTCTATTCAATACTTTACAAGCAAAACGAAGGTTCGTTCTTGGTAGGAGCTCTTGCCGCTTTAATAACAACATCCGGTATGCCCAAGACAAATCCTGAACCGATCATCGGATTTCTTGGCGGAATGGACATACCAGTCATAAACGACTTTCTTGTTGGATACATCGAAGGAGCAAGGTACATAAATCCAAACATCAAAGTTTTGATCTCATACGTTGGAAGCTTCAACGACCCAGCGAAAGGTAAGGAGCTCAGCTTGGCAATGTACAGGCAGGGTGCGGATATAATCTTCAACGTTGCTGGCAACACTGGTATAGGACTTTTGGAAGCAGCAAAAGAAGCCGACAGGTGGGCAATAGGTGTTGATTCTGATCAGGCTTTGATCTACGAGGACACGGATATAGAGATCGCAAAAAGGATCGTGACTTCGATGATGAAGAATGTTGATCTTTCGCTGTTTAGAGCCATAAAACTTCACTTGGAAGGAAGACTAATTTATGGGCAGGCTGAGGCACTGGGAATTCTTGAGGGTGGAGTCGGTGTAGCCGACAACAAATACTATAGAGAAATCGTACCAGAAGAGTTCAGAAACAAGATCAAAGAGATAGAGGAAAAGATTCTAAAAGGTGAAATCAAAGTAAGCTCTGCTTACGGCATGTCACCAGATGAACTCAATAAGCTTAGAATGAGCGTTAGACCGTGA